ACTTCTCCGACGAGACCGTCGAGGAGATGAAGGGCGGCGTCGAGTCCTTCGCCCAGGGCTTCCAGGCCTCGGCGGTCACCGATGAGGAGGACGAGCACGTGACGATGGAGGACCTCGACACGCTCAGCCAGTGATCCGGCAACTGGCCGCCCACCCGGTCCCGCCCACCCCGACCCGCTAGGAACCCCACCCGATGCCAGGCGCAGCAGAACTCCGCACCCTCCGCCGCCGGATCTCGAGCGTCAAGTCGACGCAGAAGATCACGCGGGCCATGGAGCTGATCGCGGCCAGCCGGATCACCAAGGCCCGGCAGGCCGTCGAGCAGGCGCGCCCGTACGCCGAGGGCATCTCGCGCGTCATCAAGGACCTGGCGGCGGAGAGCTCGATCGGGTCCCACCCGATCCTCGCCGACCGCGAGGAGATCACCGACGTCGCGATCATCGTGATCACCCACGACCGCGGGCTCAACGGGGCGTACAACTCGAACGCGCTCCGGCTGGCCGAGAAGATCATCCGCCAGGAGGAGGGTGAGGGGCACACCGTCCACCTCCACACCATCGGCAAGAAGGGCGCCGGCTACTTCCGCTACCGGGGCCGGACCTCGGAGAGCGTCCACGAGGGCATCACCGACAAGCCGAGCTACGCCGACGCGCGGGCGGTCGCCGAACCGATCGTGCAGCAGTTCGTCCGCGAGGAGATCGACCGCGTCTGGATGGTCTACACCGACTTCAAGTCGGCGCTGACCCAGGTCCCGAACGCGGTCAAGATCCTGCCGGTCGACGCGCGCGCCTTCGAGGGCGGTGAGGGCATCAGCCCCGAGTTCATGATCGAGCCGGAGCCCGAGGAGCTGCTCGACGCGCTGATCCCCCGCTACGTCGAGCACCAGGTCTTCGCCGGCCTGCTCGAGTCCGCCGCATCGGTCCACGCGGCCACGCAGCGCGCGATGAAGGCCGCGACCGACAACGCCGGCGAGGTCATCGACAGCCTCACCATCGAGTTCAACCAGGCCCGCCAGGCCGCCATCACCACCGAGATCTCCGAGATCGTCGGCGGCGCGGAAGCGCTGTCGCAGCAGTAGAGGAGCCCCAATGAGCACCACTGAGACGAATCGCGCCGAGGGCCGCGTCCTCACCGTCGTCGGGCCGGTCATCGACGTCGAGTTCCCGCCCGACGCGCTGCCGGAGATCAACACCGCGCTGAAGCTGACCCGCGAGCTCGACGGGGAGTCCCGCGAGCTGACCGCCGAGGTCGCCCAGCACGTCGGGGACCGCGTCGTCCGCGCGATCATGATGCAGCCGACGGACGGCCTGAGCCGGGGGACGACCGTCCGGAACACCGGCAAGCCGATCTCGGTGCCGGTCGGCGAGGGCGTCCTGGGCCACGTCTACAACGTGCTCGGCGAGCCCCTCGACGTCGACCCGAGCGCCATCTCGCCGTCGGACTGGTGGCCCATCCACCGCGACAGCCCGCCCTTCGACGAGCTCGAGCCGCAGGCCAAGATGTTCGAGACCGGCATCAAGGTCATCGACCTGATCCAGCCCTTCGTGGAGGGTGGGAAGATCGGCCTGTTCGGCGGTGCCGGCGTCGGCAAGACCGTGGTCATCCAGGAGATGATCCAGCGCGTCGCCGAGCAGCACGGCGGGTTCAGCGTCTTCGCGGGCGTGGGGGAGCGGACCCGTGAGGGCACCGACCTCCGCATCGAGATGGAGGAGGCCGGCGTCCTCGAGAAGACCGCGCTGGTCTTCGGGCAGATGGACGAGCCACCGGGCGTGCGCCTGCGCGTGGCCCTGTCCGCGCTGACGATGGCGGAGTACTTCCGGGACGTCGACCAGAAGGACGTCCTGCTCTTCATCGACAACATCTTCCGGTTCACCCAGGCCGGGTCCGAGGTCTCCACCCTGCTCGGTCGCATGCCGTCGGCCGTGGGCTACCAGCCCACCCTGGCCAACGAGATGGGCCAGCTGCAGGAGCGGATCACGTCGACCAAGGGCCACTCGGTGACGTCGATCCAGGCCGTGTACGTGCCCGCGGACGACATCACCGACCCCGCCCCGCACGCGACCTTCGCCCACCTGGACGCCCAGACCTCGCTGTCGCGGTCGATCTCCGAGCTGGGCATCTACCCGGCCGTGGACCCGCTCGACTCGACCAGCCGGATCCTCGACCCCCAGGTCGTCGGCCAGCGCCACTACGACGTGGCGACCCGCACCCAGGAGGTCCTGCAGCGCTACAAGGACCTGCAGGACATCATCGCCATCCTCGGCCTCGACGAGCTGACCGAGGAGGACAAGATCACCGTCCAGCGGGCCCGCAAGGTCCAGCGGTTCTTCTCCCAGCCGTTCTACGTCGCCGAGCAGTTCACGGGCCTCCCGGGCGTGACCGTGCCGATCGAGGAGACCGTCGAGTCCTTCGAGAAGCTGATCGACGGCGAGCTCGACCACATCCCCGAGCAGGCGTTCTTCAACTGCGGCGGGATCGAGGACGTGCTGGCGAACGCCAAGCGGATCGAGGAGTCCTAGCCGATGGTGGTCACACCGGAGGTGTGCAGATGGTGATGGACGCGAAGGTCGTCTCGCCGGACCGGGCCCTGTTCGAGGGCGAGGTCGTGGCGTGCTACGCCCGGTCGACCGAGGGCGAGATCGGCATCCTCAGCGGGCACCAGCCGGCCCTCCTGCTCCTTGCGCCCGCGCCCATGGAGCTCGAGCGCGCCGACGGGGGACGGGAGATCTTCGCCGTCCGCTCCGGCTTCCTCGAGTTCGCGAACGACCAGCTGACCGTGCTGGCCGACGACGCGGTGCAGGTCGACTCGAAGGAGGAGGCCTTCCGGATCGTCGGCGAGAAGCTCGAGGTGCCCCCGTCCCAGATCGACCCGGCGGCCCCGCCAGTCGCCTGACCCGACGCCGGCGGGCTCAGGCCGCCTGCCAGCGCAGGGGCGTCCCCTCCCCTGCCAGCACGGCCGCGGGCTGCACGCGCAGGCGCCAGGGGTCGAGGCGCAGCACCGCGAAGGCCGCGTCCGTCGGGTCGTCCCACGCGGGGATGATCGACGGGTCGTAGCCGAGCGGCTCAGGTGCGCGGAGGAAGAGGTCCCACACGCGTCGGCAGGTGTCGTCGTCGTGGTGCCAGGTGGCCCGGCACTCCGCGGTCGCGACGTCGTGGCTGGGGTCCCAGTAGCTCAGCGACACGTGGGGGACGTGGGCGAGGTGCGCGCGCTTGAGCGGCGTCGGGCCCGTCCCGATCCAGCCGACCAGCGACTCGCCGTCCCACTCCCAGATCGGGTGCAGCACGCGGGTGCGGGGCCGGCCCTCGGGGTCGACGGTGGCCACGCTGGCCCACACGATCCGGTGGGCGATGTCGATGAACGGTGTGGCGATGTCGCGCAGGTCGGTCATGGCCGCAGACGGTGCCAGCCCGGCGGACTCGGGGGCAGGTCCGGAGGGGCAGCCCGATCGCCTGCACCTGGGGTCGGTCGTGGCCTACGCTCGGTGTGGCGGGCCGGCGCGGCCCCCGTACCATCCGTCCGGTGGACGTCCCGCACATGACCGCCGACGAGTTCCGCCGCCACGGGAAGGCCCTGGTCGACTGGATCGCCGACCACTGGGAGACCCTCGACGAGCGCCCGATCCGACCGGCCGTGACCCCCGGCCAGGTGCGCGATGCGCTGCCCGACGCCGCGCCGGAGCGGCCCGAGCCGTTCAGCGACGTCCTGGCCGACCTCGACCGCGTCGTCGTGCCCGGCCTGACCGGCTGGCAGGCCCCCGGCTGGTTCGCCTACTTCCCGGCGATGGCGTCGTTCCCCGCGATCCTGGGTGAGCTGGCTGCCGCCGGCCTGGCCCAGCAGGGGATGCTGTGGTCGACCAGCCCGGCCACGACCGAGGTGGAGAGCCACGTCCTCGACTGGCTCGTCGACCTGATGGGGGTGCCCCAGACCTGGAAGACCACCGGCCCCGGCGGCGGGGTGCTCCAGATGAGCGCGTCGGACTCGACCCACACCGCCCTCGTGGTCGCACGGGAACGTGCGCGGACAGGTGGGGCACGGGAACGTGCGCGGGAGCGGACCGGGGCCCGGGCCGAGGACCAGGTCGTCTACGCCTCGGCCCAGGCGCACTCCTCGGTCGAGAAGGGCGCGATGGTCGCCGGGTTCGGCCACATCCGCCTGGTCGCGACCGAGGCCGGCACCCACGCGATGTCGATCGACGCGCTCCGCACGGCGATCGCGACCGACGTCGCCGACGGGTTGACCCCGGCGTTCGTCTGCGCGGCGATCGGCACGACCGGCACGACGGCGGTCGACGACGTCCGCGCGGTCGCCGAGGTCGGCCGGGCCCACGGCATGTGGGTGCACGTCGACGCGGCCTACGCCGGCAGCGCGTTCATCTGCCCCGAGCTGCGGGGGCACGCCGACGGGCTCGAGCTGGTCGACTCCTACACGTTCAACCCGCACAAGTGGCTGGCGACGAACTTCGACTGCTCGGTCTTCTGGGTCGCCGACCGCCAGCCGCTGATCGAGACCCTGTCGATCCTGCCGCCCTACCTGGTGGACTCGGCGTCCGAGAGCGGGGCCGTCATCGACTACCGCGACTGGCACGTCCCGCTCGGCCGGCGCTTCCGCGCCCTCAAGCTGTGGTTCGTGCTGCGCAGCTACGGCGCCGAGGGCCTGCGGGCGATGATCCGCGAGCACGTCCGCCTGGCCCGGGAGCTGGCCGGCCGGGTCGCCGCGCACGACCGGCTGGAGCTGGTCGCCCCCACCCCGTTCGCGCTGGTCTCCTTCGCCCACGTCGACGGGGACGAGGCGACCACGCGGATCGCCGACGCGGTGAACGCCTCCGGCCACAGCTACCTGACGACGTCGGTCCTGGACGGGCGGACCTACGTGCGGGTGTCGATCGGCGCGCCGACCACCCGCGCCGAGCACGTCGACCGGCTGTGGGACCTGATCGCCGCAGCGACCTGACGCTCAGAGCGACGTGCGGACGTCCCACAGCTCGGGGAACAGGACGACGTCCAGTTGGCGGCGCAGGTACGCCGTCCCCGACGTGCCGCCGGTCCCGGCCTTCGCGCCGATGATCCGCTCGACCGTGGTGACGTGGTTGAACCGCCAGCGGCGGAAGTAGTCCTCCAGGTCGACGAGCTTCTCGCCGAGCTCGTAGGCCGTCCAGTGGGCGGTCGGGTCGCGGTAGATGGTCCGCCAGGCCTCGAGGACCGAGGGGTTGGCGGCGTAGGGCGCAGCCAGGTCGCGGTCCAGGTGGGCCGGGTCGATCGCGAACCCGGCGCGGGTGAGGGCCCGCTGCACCTCGTCGTACAGCGACGGCGCCTCCAGGTGCGCGCGCAGCTGCGCGACCAGGTCCGGGTCGTGGTCGTGCGGCTTCAGCATCGCCGCGTTCTTGTTGCCGAGCAGGTACTCGATCGCCCGGTACTGCCACGACTGGAACCCCGACGAGCGGCCCAGGGAGTCCCGGAACTCGGTGTACTCGCTCGGGGTGAGGGTCCGCAGCACGTCCCAGGACGAGTTCAGCTGCTCGAAGGTCCGCGCCACCCGGGTGAGCATCTTGAAGCTCTCGCGCATCCGGTCCTCGGCGATCGCGGTCCGCGCGGCGGTGACCTCGTGGATGATCAGCGCCATCCACAGCTCCATCGTCTGGTGCTGGATGATGAACAGCGTCTCGTCGTGGTGGCCGGTGATCGGCTGCTGGGCACCGAGGACCAGGTCGAGGCGCAGGTAGTCGCCGTAGGACATGTCGGCCGCGAAGTCGACGTGCGCGCCCTCGGTGGAGGGGTCGTAGGCGGGGTCGCTCATGTGGTCTCCCTCCTCAGGTCACGGCGGCACGCCGTCGGAACGCCGGGGTGTCCCAGCGGCGCTCGTCGAGGACCGTCCCCAACGCCTCCACCGCCGCGTCCACGTCGGCGTGGCGCAGGTAGAGGGGCGCGAACCCGAAGCGCATCACGTCGGGCGCGCGGAAGTCCCCGATGACCCCGTCGGCGATCAGCGCCTGGACGACCGCGTACCCCTCGGGGTGGGCGAGGGACACCTGGCTGCCCCGGGCGGCCGGGTCGCGGGGCGACACCAGCCGCAGGTCGTGGCCGGCGCAGCGGGCCTCGACGCCGGCGATGAACCGCTCGGTCAGGGCGACGGACTTCGCGCGCACCGCCGCCATCCCGCCGACGGCGTCGACGTCGTCCCACACCGCCAGCGCGGCGT
Above is a genomic segment from Euzebya sp. containing:
- a CDS encoding pyridoxal-dependent decarboxylase produces the protein MDVPHMTADEFRRHGKALVDWIADHWETLDERPIRPAVTPGQVRDALPDAAPERPEPFSDVLADLDRVVVPGLTGWQAPGWFAYFPAMASFPAILGELAAAGLAQQGMLWSTSPATTEVESHVLDWLVDLMGVPQTWKTTGPGGGVLQMSASDSTHTALVVARERARTGGARERARERTGARAEDQVVYASAQAHSSVEKGAMVAGFGHIRLVATEAGTHAMSIDALRTAIATDVADGLTPAFVCAAIGTTGTTAVDDVRAVAEVGRAHGMWVHVDAAYAGSAFICPELRGHADGLELVDSYTFNPHKWLATNFDCSVFWVADRQPLIETLSILPPYLVDSASESGAVIDYRDWHVPLGRRFRALKLWFVLRSYGAEGLRAMIREHVRLARELAGRVAAHDRLELVAPTPFALVSFAHVDGDEATTRIADAVNASGHSYLTTSVLDGRTYVRVSIGAPTTRAEHVDRLWDLIAAAT
- a CDS encoding F0F1 ATP synthase subunit gamma; protein product: MPGAAELRTLRRRISSVKSTQKITRAMELIAASRITKARQAVEQARPYAEGISRVIKDLAAESSIGSHPILADREEITDVAIIVITHDRGLNGAYNSNALRLAEKIIRQEEGEGHTVHLHTIGKKGAGYFRYRGRTSESVHEGITDKPSYADARAVAEPIVQQFVREEIDRVWMVYTDFKSALTQVPNAVKILPVDARAFEGGEGISPEFMIEPEPEELLDALIPRYVEHQVFAGLLESAASVHAATQRAMKAATDNAGEVIDSLTIEFNQARQAAITTEISEIVGGAEALSQQ
- a CDS encoding pyridoxamine 5'-phosphate oxidase family protein, with protein sequence MTDLRDIATPFIDIAHRIVWASVATVDPEGRPRTRVLHPIWEWDGESLVGWIGTGPTPLKRAHLAHVPHVSLSYWDPSHDVATAECRATWHHDDDTCRRVWDLFLRAPEPLGYDPSIIPAWDDPTDAAFAVLRLDPWRLRVQPAAVLAGEGTPLRWQAA
- the atpC gene encoding ATP synthase F1 subunit epsilon translates to MDAKVVSPDRALFEGEVVACYARSTEGEIGILSGHQPALLLLAPAPMELERADGGREIFAVRSGFLEFANDQLTVLADDAVQVDSKEEAFRIVGEKLEVPPSQIDPAAPPVA
- the kynA gene encoding tryptophan 2,3-dioxygenase is translated as MSDPAYDPSTEGAHVDFAADMSYGDYLRLDLVLGAQQPITGHHDETLFIIQHQTMELWMALIIHEVTAARTAIAEDRMRESFKMLTRVARTFEQLNSSWDVLRTLTPSEYTEFRDSLGRSSGFQSWQYRAIEYLLGNKNAAMLKPHDHDPDLVAQLRAHLEAPSLYDEVQRALTRAGFAIDPAHLDRDLAAPYAANPSVLEAWRTIYRDPTAHWTAYELGEKLVDLEDYFRRWRFNHVTTVERIIGAKAGTGGTSGTAYLRRQLDVVLFPELWDVRTSL
- the atpD gene encoding F0F1 ATP synthase subunit beta, producing MSTTETNRAEGRVLTVVGPVIDVEFPPDALPEINTALKLTRELDGESRELTAEVAQHVGDRVVRAIMMQPTDGLSRGTTVRNTGKPISVPVGEGVLGHVYNVLGEPLDVDPSAISPSDWWPIHRDSPPFDELEPQAKMFETGIKVIDLIQPFVEGGKIGLFGGAGVGKTVVIQEMIQRVAEQHGGFSVFAGVGERTREGTDLRIEMEEAGVLEKTALVFGQMDEPPGVRLRVALSALTMAEYFRDVDQKDVLLFIDNIFRFTQAGSEVSTLLGRMPSAVGYQPTLANEMGQLQERITSTKGHSVTSIQAVYVPADDITDPAPHATFAHLDAQTSLSRSISELGIYPAVDPLDSTSRILDPQVVGQRHYDVATRTQEVLQRYKDLQDIIAILGLDELTEEDKITVQRARKVQRFFSQPFYVAEQFTGLPGVTVPIEETVESFEKLIDGELDHIPEQAFFNCGGIEDVLANAKRIEES